One Eurosta solidaginis isolate ZX-2024a chromosome 1, ASM4086904v1, whole genome shotgun sequence genomic window, tggccatacaccatacgaacttttggccgaacattagttctctttcagacatcgatgaatacggacaacaattgtgcggcagcaatattgctcgctgtggcaattaagcgtaaaaaaagagagaagatcgcaaaaaaagaatttggtgcaaagaatggtttaaaaaacgagcagttcttggacaaagtgagcttattaaagaactggaattcacgtcacaaaatgattttaaaaattacgttcgtatgagcaaggcaacatttgaccaacttttacaaaaaattttgccactcataacgaaacgggataaataatgagagaagcgattccccctcatcaccgccttgctttaactttgcgctttctagctagtggcaatagctttgaagacttaaaatttttgacagcaattgcgccccaaACGATTGGGAAAATAGTTACAGAGACTTGTTATGCCATAATAAGTCAATTGAAAGATTTTATTAAGGTAATTATTTAttgattaaattatttattttcgaCTAAAGAAGAAAAGTTTCATGTGTACATGTGTGTGTCTGAAAATTATtggttttttgaagtaaaaataaaaataaattattcgtccGTTTCAAACGATGCAAAGAAATTTAGTAAGTTTTCTACCGAGCTCGAATTAATGGATGATGTATCTTCAACGATTCGTACGTTTTGTGTGACTTGAGGTGACATTCTACTACTGTTTATGGACGAGCCGCTACTTAAAGGAGTCGGAACTCTTATTGTATAATTCTGCATGTGTTGGGGCACCGCGTAGTTAAGTTGCGTAGACGTGCGCATTGGGTATTGCGGAATGACATTTGGTGTTAATATTTGACTTGGgttaaaaatattttggatttgaaTCGCGTGTCTAAATTCCAATGCTCCCAAGCAACCTTGAAATAAAACATCTGATATGATTTTTCGCGCAATCGTTTTCTGGGAGGCCTCCATTTCACTATATTGCGAAGCCCACGATTTAGCCAAGGAGTCACCTTCTGTGGGTTCGCGGCTGTTGGCAAGTCTCTCGCATGCAATTTTGATAAGTTTATCTTCTTCAGAAACTTTTCTTTTGCTTGGTCGAACAGTGAATTCCTAAAAAGAAAGA contains:
- the LOC137239483 gene encoding uncharacterized protein, whose amino-acid sequence is MLFENQEEPLAGVTTMQDENTNTFEEFTVRPSKRKVSEEDKLIKIACERLANSREPTEGDSLAKSWASQYSEMEASQKTIARKIISDVLFQGCLGALEFRHAIQIQNIFNPSQILTPNVIPQYPMRTSTQLNYAVPQHMQNYTIRVPTPLSSGSSINSSRMSPQVTQNVRIVEDTSSINSSSVENLLNFFASFETDE